Proteins from a genomic interval of Zingiber officinale cultivar Zhangliang chromosome 2A, Zo_v1.1, whole genome shotgun sequence:
- the LOC122042260 gene encoding glutathione S-transferase U17-like, with protein sequence MAEVKLLGKWPCPYVLRARVALQLKKVEYEYLEEELGGKSELLLKSNPVHKKIPVLIHRGRPLCESLIIVQYIDEAWLAAPSLLPASAHDRAFHRFWAAYFDDKLSPLLTRLRNGERGRANEEAAEGVKLLEEAFVRLSEGKGFFGGDEIGYLDITIGCHLGWIRVTERLMGFKLIEEAKVPGLAGWAERFCAHEAVQGIMPETEKLMEIFQLAQIHMKRSKR encoded by the coding sequence ATGGCGGAGGTGAAGCTGCTCGGGAAATGGCCGTGCCCCTACGTGCTGCGCGCGAGGGTGGCCCTGCAGCTGAAGAAAGTAGAGTACGAGTATCTGGAAGAAGAGTTAGGCGGCAAGAGTGAGCTCCTCCTCAAATCCAACCCCGTCCACAAGAAAATCCCCGTCCTCATCCACCGCGGTCGCCCCCTGTGCGAATCCCTCATCATCGTTCAGTACATTGATGAGGCTTGGCTAGCGGCGCCCAGCCTCCTACCTGCGAGCGCCCACGACCGTGCCTTCCACCGTTTCTGGGCTGCCTACTTCGATGACAAGTTGTCACCATTGCTGACTCGACTGCGAAACGGGGAACGAGGCAGAGCCAATGAAGAAGCGGCTGAAGGGGTTAAGCTTTTAGAGGAAGCCTTTGTGAGGTTGAGCGAGGGGAAAGGGTTCTTTGGCGGTGACGAGATCGGCTACCTCGACATCACGATTGGATGCCACTTGGGATGGATACGGGTGACGGAGAGGTTGATGGGGTTCAAACTGATTGAGGAGGCGAAGGTGCCGGGGCTGGCGGGTTGGGCGGAGAGGTTCTGCGCGCACGAGGCGGTGCAGGGGATAATGCCGGAGACGGAGAAGCTGATGGAGATCTTCCAGTTGGCCCAAATTCACATGAAACGGTCTAAAAGATAA
- the LOC122042262 gene encoding SPX domain-containing protein 3-like isoform X1 yields MKFGKKLRRQMEDTLPQWRDKFLSYKDLKKLVSLISATQPPCSKAEAHFIHFLDAEIDKFNTFFVEMEEEFIIHQKELQERIKRVAEIYGVGGSQPLEEKYEAEMRKIRMEIVNFHGEMVLLVNYSSINYTVKLTSISGLAKILKKYDKRTGGLLRSPFIEKVLKQPFFTTDLISRLVKECENTMETLFPAVLDQYQTGEGGERTLIMAEQVFRNTVSALVTMKELRKGSSTYGHFSLPPLSLSLPDLDLLQSCMLPSPITIV; encoded by the exons ATGAAGTTTGGGAAGAAGCTCAGGAGGCAAATGGAGGACACCCTCCCTCAGTGGAGGGACAAGTTTCTCTCTTACAAGGATTTGAAGAAACTGGTCAGTCTCATATCTGCAACCCAGCCACCCTGTTCCAAAGCTGAAGCTCACTTCATCCATTTCTTGGATGCTGAGATCGACAAGTTCAACACTTTCTTTGTGGAAATGGAGGAGGAGTTCATCATCCACCAAAAG GAGTTGCAGGAGAGGATCAAGAGAGTGGCTGAGATTTATGGGGTCGGAGGGAGTCAGCCATTAGAGGAAAAGTATGAAGCAGAGATGAGAAAGATTAGGATGGAGATCGTCAATTTCCATGGTGAAATGGTTTTGCTGGTGAACTACAGTAGCATTAATTATACAG TAAAACTAACCTCTATTTCAGGTCTAGCAAAGATCTTGAAGAAATATGACAAAAGAACTGGAGGCCTTCTCAGATCGCCGTTCATCGAGAAGGTCTTGAAGCAGCCTTTCTTCACCACTGACCTCATCTCCAGGCTTGTCAAGGAATGTGAGAACACCATGGAGACTCTATTCCCTGCAGTTCTTGATCAATACCAGACTGGGGAAGGAGGTGAGAGGACCTTAATCATGGCAGAGCAGGTCTTCAGGAACACAGTGTCTGCTTTGGTGACCATGAAAGAACTGAGGAAAGGGAGCTCAACTTACGGCCACTTCTCCCTTCCTCCTTTGAGTTTGAGCTTGCCTGATCTTGATCTGCTGCAGTCCTGCATGCTTCCTTCACCAATCACCATTGTTTAA
- the LOC122042262 gene encoding SPX domain-containing protein 3-like isoform X2, whose translation MKFGKKLRRQMEDTLPQWRDKFLSYKDLKKLVSLISATQPPCSKAEAHFIHFLDAEIDKFNTFFVEMEEEFIIHQKELQERIKRVAEIYGVGGSQPLEEKYEAEMRKIRMEIVNFHGEMVLLVNYSSINYTGLAKILKKYDKRTGGLLRSPFIEKVLKQPFFTTDLISRLVKECENTMETLFPAVLDQYQTGEGGERTLIMAEQVFRNTVSALVTMKELRKGSSTYGHFSLPPLSLSLPDLDLLQSCMLPSPITIV comes from the exons ATGAAGTTTGGGAAGAAGCTCAGGAGGCAAATGGAGGACACCCTCCCTCAGTGGAGGGACAAGTTTCTCTCTTACAAGGATTTGAAGAAACTGGTCAGTCTCATATCTGCAACCCAGCCACCCTGTTCCAAAGCTGAAGCTCACTTCATCCATTTCTTGGATGCTGAGATCGACAAGTTCAACACTTTCTTTGTGGAAATGGAGGAGGAGTTCATCATCCACCAAAAG GAGTTGCAGGAGAGGATCAAGAGAGTGGCTGAGATTTATGGGGTCGGAGGGAGTCAGCCATTAGAGGAAAAGTATGAAGCAGAGATGAGAAAGATTAGGATGGAGATCGTCAATTTCCATGGTGAAATGGTTTTGCTGGTGAACTACAGTAGCATTAATTATACAG GTCTAGCAAAGATCTTGAAGAAATATGACAAAAGAACTGGAGGCCTTCTCAGATCGCCGTTCATCGAGAAGGTCTTGAAGCAGCCTTTCTTCACCACTGACCTCATCTCCAGGCTTGTCAAGGAATGTGAGAACACCATGGAGACTCTATTCCCTGCAGTTCTTGATCAATACCAGACTGGGGAAGGAGGTGAGAGGACCTTAATCATGGCAGAGCAGGTCTTCAGGAACACAGTGTCTGCTTTGGTGACCATGAAAGAACTGAGGAAAGGGAGCTCAACTTACGGCCACTTCTCCCTTCCTCCTTTGAGTTTGAGCTTGCCTGATCTTGATCTGCTGCAGTCCTGCATGCTTCCTTCACCAATCACCATTGTTTAA